In Salinigranum marinum, one DNA window encodes the following:
- a CDS encoding complex I subunit 1/NuoH family protein → MPAPPLLQSSAPLPDAIARLIGLDGIAGAVVGGLIGAFIIANLMLTMTAVAGPWAKRKITAAFTDRIAVNRIGPFGLLIIVADAVRLLSKELIVPEGVDRPAWDLAPIVLPFSALLGFAVIPLGSGIQLADPETGLAFAFAAASIASLGLVMAGYASNNKYSLLGGLRSIAQNIAYEIPLIVTAASVVLFTGTLQMSGIVAAQTEPLVTVAGVSIPSWFAFVNPFAFVLFMAANMAEIGRNPFDIPEAPTEIVAGYQTEYSSVYFVLFYLGEFIHIFLGGALVAVLFLGGPAGPVLPGFVWMIIKMWAFFLFTQWCRSAVPRVRIDQLIEIGWKGMLVLSFANLALTAIIVGVIA, encoded by the coding sequence ATGCCAGCGCCCCCGCTCTTGCAGTCGAGCGCGCCCCTGCCCGACGCCATCGCCCGGCTCATCGGGCTCGACGGGATCGCCGGTGCGGTCGTCGGCGGGCTCATCGGCGCGTTCATTATCGCGAACCTGATGCTCACGATGACGGCGGTCGCGGGGCCGTGGGCCAAGCGGAAGATCACCGCGGCCTTCACCGACCGAATCGCGGTCAACCGCATCGGGCCGTTCGGCCTGCTCATCATCGTCGCGGACGCCGTGCGACTCCTCTCGAAGGAACTGATCGTCCCCGAAGGGGTCGACCGGCCGGCGTGGGACCTCGCACCCATCGTCCTACCGTTCTCGGCGCTGTTGGGCTTCGCCGTCATCCCGCTCGGCTCCGGCATCCAGTTGGCGGACCCCGAGACGGGGCTGGCGTTCGCCTTCGCGGCCGCGTCGATCGCCTCGCTGGGGCTCGTGATGGCCGGCTACGCGTCGAACAACAAGTACTCGCTCCTCGGCGGGCTCCGGTCGATCGCGCAGAACATCGCCTACGAGATCCCCCTCATCGTCACGGCCGCGTCGGTCGTGCTCTTCACCGGGACGCTCCAGATGAGCGGCATTGTCGCCGCCCAGACCGAGCCCCTCGTGACCGTGGCGGGTGTGTCGATCCCGAGCTGGTTCGCGTTCGTCAACCCGTTCGCGTTCGTGCTGTTCATGGCGGCGAACATGGCCGAGATCGGCCGTAACCCGTTCGACATCCCGGAAGCGCCGACCGAGATCGTCGCCGGGTACCAGACGGAGTACTCATCGGTGTACTTCGTGCTCTTCTACCTGGGCGAGTTCATCCACATCTTCCTCGGCGGCGCGCTCGTTGCCGTGCTCTTCCTCGGGGGGCCGGCCGGACCGGTCCTGCCGGGCTTCGTCTGGATGATCATCAAGATGTGGGCGTTCTTCCTGTTCACGCAGTGGTGCCGGTCGGCGGTGCCCCGCGTGCGGATCGACCAGCTCATCG